In the genome of Paenibacillus sp. FSL R5-0766, one region contains:
- a CDS encoding PRD domain-containing protein: MSSLHVDKALNNNVIIAQHPEHGEVVVIGKGIGFNRKPSDHIPLMAVEKMFILKNQQEQEQYKQLLPQVDEALIEIINEVITYIAERTDVPLNEHIHIALTDHISFALKRKEQGIIIQNPFLYETREIYPEEYRMGEYAVRLIKERMGVDLGMDEIGFVALHIYSAMTNQNISQVREHSQLITDLVNLVSDQLDYSFETESLDYSRLLTHLRFALERVRRGDKVEELHKLDSLLKLEYPEMYSLAWKLTKVMEKRLKLPVYPAEVGYLTIHLQRLNQRKEEENK; this comes from the coding sequence ATGAGCAGCCTGCATGTAGATAAAGCGCTAAATAATAATGTAATCATTGCACAGCATCCAGAACACGGGGAAGTCGTTGTTATTGGTAAAGGCATTGGCTTTAACCGAAAACCGAGTGATCACATTCCATTGATGGCTGTGGAGAAAATGTTTATTTTGAAAAACCAGCAGGAGCAAGAGCAGTACAAACAGCTTCTTCCACAGGTGGATGAAGCACTGATCGAGATTATTAACGAAGTTATTACGTATATTGCAGAGCGTACGGACGTTCCTCTGAATGAACATATCCATATTGCATTAACCGATCACATTTCTTTCGCGTTAAAACGCAAGGAGCAGGGCATTATCATACAAAATCCATTTTTATATGAAACCCGCGAGATTTATCCTGAGGAATATCGAATGGGAGAATACGCTGTTCGTTTGATCAAAGAGAGAATGGGCGTAGATTTGGGGATGGACGAGATTGGTTTTGTTGCCCTCCATATCTATAGTGCAATGACCAATCAAAATATATCCCAGGTACGTGAACATTCACAATTGATCACTGATCTGGTGAACCTGGTGTCCGATCAACTCGATTATTCGTTTGAAACGGAATCACTCGATTACTCTCGTTTGCTGACTCATCTTCGTTTCGCTCTTGAGCGTGTTCGCCGTGGAGACAAAGTGGAAGAGCTTCATAAGTTGGATTCCCTGCTTAAGTTGGAGTATCCCGAAATGTACTCGCTTGCATGGAAACTGACCAAAGTAATGGAGAAAAGACTGAAACTGCCGGTTTATCCTGCGGAGGTAGGTTATCTGACCATTCATCTGCAAAGGCTGAATCAGCGGAAGGAAGAAGAGAATAAGTGA
- the ptsP gene encoding phosphoenolpyruvate--protein phosphotransferase, with protein MLNVSGIAASAGIAIAKAFILEHPDYSVEKRQINDVDAEIAKLDSALGKSQAELEAIKERTLQELGEKKAEIFASHLLILNDPELIDPVKARIADDMINAEFALNETASQFISMFENMKSAYLQERAADMRDVTKRVLNHLLGIDFMSPAEINEEVIVLAEDLTPSDTAQLNRQFVKGFATNIGGRTSHSAIMARSLEIPAVVGTKDILAQAKQGDMIIVDGLDGHVLVNPTDEVIAEYRAKQEQYDAQRAEWRKLRDEPTVTVDNVHVELAANIGTPNDVTGVLENGGEAVGLYRTEFLYMGRDKLPSEDIQYNAYKAVLEKMEGKPVVVRTLDIGGDKELPYLDLPKEMNPFLGFRAVRLCLDRLDIFRTQLRALLRASVHGNLRVMFPMIATLGEFREAKAVLLEEKEKLVAEGIAVSDSIQLGIMVEIPSTAVLADQFAKEVDFFSIGTNDLIQYTMAADRMNERVAYLYQPYNPAILRLVKMVIDAAHREGKWVGMCGEMAGDETAIPLLLGLGLDEFSMSATSILPARSQITKLSRADMQELAAKALDMQTAEQVVELVQSIQA; from the coding sequence ATGCTTAATGTCTCCGGGATCGCGGCTTCGGCGGGTATTGCTATCGCCAAGGCGTTTATCTTGGAGCATCCTGACTACTCTGTAGAAAAACGCCAAATTAACGACGTTGACGCAGAGATCGCGAAACTCGACTCAGCTCTGGGTAAATCCCAGGCTGAGCTTGAGGCGATCAAAGAGCGCACTTTACAAGAGCTTGGCGAGAAAAAAGCAGAGATTTTTGCTTCGCATTTGCTCATTCTGAATGACCCGGAACTAATTGATCCGGTTAAAGCTAGAATTGCGGATGACATGATCAATGCAGAATTTGCTTTGAACGAAACAGCATCGCAATTTATCTCCATGTTTGAGAACATGAAGAGTGCATACCTGCAGGAACGTGCAGCAGATATGCGTGACGTTACCAAACGTGTGCTAAATCACTTGCTTGGTATCGACTTCATGAGTCCGGCTGAGATCAATGAAGAAGTGATTGTGCTTGCGGAGGATCTAACACCTTCCGACACGGCTCAATTGAACCGCCAATTTGTTAAAGGTTTTGCAACCAACATTGGTGGACGTACTTCTCACTCGGCGATCATGGCGCGCTCACTTGAAATTCCAGCTGTTGTTGGAACCAAGGACATCTTGGCTCAAGCGAAACAAGGCGATATGATCATTGTTGACGGTCTGGATGGTCACGTACTGGTTAACCCTACTGATGAAGTTATTGCTGAATACCGTGCCAAACAGGAACAGTATGATGCACAACGTGCAGAGTGGAGAAAACTTCGTGATGAGCCAACGGTAACGGTAGATAACGTTCATGTTGAACTTGCAGCCAACATCGGTACACCAAATGATGTAACTGGTGTTCTGGAGAACGGTGGCGAGGCTGTAGGCCTGTACCGTACCGAGTTCTTGTACATGGGCAGAGACAAGCTCCCTTCCGAAGACATTCAGTATAATGCTTACAAAGCGGTACTGGAAAAAATGGAAGGTAAACCTGTTGTTGTTCGTACACTCGACATCGGTGGAGACAAAGAGCTTCCATACCTGGATCTGCCAAAAGAAATGAATCCATTCCTCGGCTTCCGCGCAGTTCGTCTGTGTCTGGACCGTCTGGATATCTTCCGTACACAATTGCGTGCATTGCTGCGTGCAAGCGTACATGGAAACCTGCGTGTCATGTTCCCGATGATCGCAACACTCGGTGAATTCCGTGAAGCAAAAGCTGTCTTGCTCGAAGAGAAAGAGAAGCTGGTTGCTGAAGGTATTGCTGTTTCTGACAGCATTCAACTCGGAATCATGGTCGAAATTCCTTCGACTGCAGTTCTGGCGGATCAGTTTGCCAAAGAAGTGGATTTCTTCAGTATCGGAACAAACGATCTGATTCAATACACAATGGCTGCTGACCGTATGAACGAACGAGTGGCTTATCTGTACCAACCTTACAACCCGGCCATTTTGCGTTTGGTTAAAATGGTTATCGATGCAGCGCATCGTGAAGGCAAATGGGTTGGCATGTGTGGTGAGATGGCAGGAGACGAAACAGCAATTCCATTGTTGCTCGGTCTTGGATTGGATGAGTTCAGCATGAGCGCAACATCCATTCTGCCAGCTCGTAGTCAGATCACCAAGTTGTCCCGTGCGGACATGCAGGAACTGGCTGCCAAAGCTCTGGATATGCAAACGGCTGAACAAGTTGTTGAATTGGTTCAAAGCATTCAAGCGTAA
- the ptsG gene encoding glucose-specific PTS transporter subunit IIBC yields MFKKLFGVLQRVGKALMLPVAILPAAGLLLGIGNMLVNPDFLQYVTALDTPWVNSIATIMMNAGQIVFDNLALLFAVGVAVGLAGGEGVAGLAAIIGYLVMNVTLGTAVGVTPAMIGEVPGYASILGIPTLSTGVFGGIIIGIAAALCYNRFFKIELPSYLGFFAGKRFVPIITSVVSLLIGLLLVIIWPPIQNGLNAVSHFMVDTSPTLSAFIFGVVERSLIPFGLHHIFYSPFWFEFGEYVNKAGDVIRGDQQIFFNQLRDGVNLTAGTFQVGKFPFMMFGLPAAALAMYHEARPEHKKYVAGIMGSAALTSFLTGITEPLEFSFLFVAPVLFAVHCIFAGLSFMTMQILGVKIGMTFSGGFIDFLIFGIIPNRTPWWDVIIVGLILAVIYYFGFRFIIRKFNLKTPGREDATPETESGGGSGSTDDLPHNILEAFGGKENIKHLDACITRLRIEVNEKSNVKKDRLKQLGASGVLEVGNNVQAIFGTRSDTIKSQMQDIIAGRTPAPTPAAAKPTPEEEKAQGEQGERIVAEDIVMPVNGELLDITNVPDPVFAEKMTGDGFAILPHDGTITSPVYGKVFNVFPSKHAVGIMSDGGKEVLVHIGVNTVKLKGQGFNVLVQEGDLVSAGQPIMEVDLEYVKANAPSIISPVIFTNLPEGSTVTLKKSGVLKVGEQPIIEIK; encoded by the coding sequence ATGTTCAAAAAGCTTTTTGGTGTATTGCAAAGAGTAGGTAAAGCACTCATGCTGCCTGTAGCCATTCTACCTGCGGCAGGTTTGCTGCTCGGGATTGGTAACATGCTGGTTAATCCAGATTTCTTGCAATATGTAACGGCGCTCGACACCCCTTGGGTGAACTCGATCGCAACAATTATGATGAATGCAGGTCAGATCGTATTCGATAATCTGGCATTGCTGTTCGCCGTCGGTGTAGCCGTCGGATTGGCCGGTGGCGAAGGGGTTGCAGGTCTCGCAGCGATCATCGGTTATCTGGTCATGAATGTCACACTGGGTACCGCAGTAGGGGTTACTCCAGCAATGATCGGTGAAGTACCGGGTTATGCCAGCATCTTGGGTATCCCAACATTAAGTACGGGCGTGTTCGGAGGTATTATCATAGGTATTGCCGCCGCGCTGTGTTACAATCGATTTTTCAAAATCGAACTGCCGTCCTACCTCGGTTTCTTTGCAGGTAAACGTTTCGTTCCGATTATCACTTCGGTTGTATCCCTCTTAATCGGGTTGCTTCTGGTGATTATCTGGCCACCGATTCAAAATGGATTGAATGCTGTATCTCATTTCATGGTAGATACAAGCCCGACATTGTCGGCATTCATCTTCGGAGTTGTGGAACGGTCATTAATTCCGTTTGGTCTTCACCACATTTTCTACTCCCCATTCTGGTTTGAGTTCGGTGAGTACGTAAACAAAGCTGGAGATGTCATTCGTGGTGACCAGCAAATCTTCTTCAATCAATTGCGTGATGGTGTGAACCTCACAGCGGGAACATTCCAAGTTGGTAAATTCCCCTTCATGATGTTTGGTTTGCCAGCGGCCGCACTTGCGATGTACCATGAAGCAAGACCGGAACACAAAAAGTATGTAGCAGGTATCATGGGCTCTGCAGCATTGACTTCGTTCCTGACAGGGATCACGGAACCACTAGAATTCTCGTTCCTGTTTGTAGCACCAGTCCTGTTTGCAGTACACTGTATCTTTGCAGGTTTGTCTTTCATGACCATGCAAATTCTGGGTGTCAAGATCGGTATGACCTTCTCCGGTGGGTTCATTGACTTCCTGATCTTCGGGATTATTCCGAACCGTACACCTTGGTGGGACGTTATTATTGTCGGATTGATTCTTGCGGTGATCTATTACTTCGGTTTCCGGTTTATCATTCGCAAATTTAATCTCAAAACACCTGGACGAGAGGATGCAACGCCTGAAACCGAATCTGGCGGAGGCTCTGGTTCAACGGATGATCTGCCCCATAACATTCTTGAAGCTTTCGGTGGCAAAGAGAATATCAAACATCTGGACGCTTGTATTACTCGTTTGCGGATTGAAGTTAATGAGAAATCCAATGTGAAAAAAGATCGTTTGAAACAATTGGGTGCATCTGGTGTACTTGAAGTGGGTAATAATGTTCAAGCCATCTTTGGTACACGTTCCGACACGATCAAATCTCAAATGCAGGATATTATTGCAGGACGAACACCAGCACCAACGCCAGCAGCTGCCAAACCAACTCCTGAAGAGGAGAAGGCACAAGGTGAGCAAGGCGAGCGCATCGTTGCTGAGGATATCGTCATGCCAGTCAACGGTGAATTGCTGGACATTACAAACGTACCTGATCCGGTCTTTGCTGAGAAAATGACAGGTGATGGATTCGCAATTTTGCCACATGATGGTACGATAACTTCTCCTGTGTATGGTAAAGTGTTTAATGTATTTCCAAGCAAACATGCCGTGGGCATCATGTCCGATGGAGGCAAGGAAGTGCTTGTTCATATAGGTGTTAATACGGTGAAGCTGAAAGGTCAAGGCTTTAACGTACTGGTACAGGAGGGTGATCTGGTATCGGCAGGTCAGCCGATTATGGAAGTGGATCTGGAGTATGTCAAAGCAAACGCTCCTTCGATCATTTCACCAGTTATTTTCACCAACCTGCCAGAGGGCTCCACGGTAACTCTGAAGAAGAGCGGAGTGCTGAAAGTTGGCGAACAGCCAATCATTGAGATAAAATAA
- a CDS encoding HPr family phosphocarrier protein, which yields MQQTFRITDEDGIHARPATALVNTANKFKGAESFAEANGKKVTLKSILGVLSLGLEQGDTISIIVEGEGEAEALQALTDVMVNEGLGEINA from the coding sequence ATGCAACAAACATTCAGAATTACAGACGAAGATGGTATCCACGCACGTCCGGCGACAGCCCTGGTAAATACAGCAAACAAATTCAAAGGTGCAGAATCCTTTGCAGAAGCTAACGGTAAAAAAGTAACTTTGAAATCCATTCTGGGTGTTCTTTCCCTCGGATTGGAACAAGGCGACACCATCAGCATCATCGTTGAAGGCGAAGGCGAAGCTGAAGCTCTTCAAGCTTTGACTGACGTTATGGTTAACGAAGGGTTGGGCGAAATTAATGCTTAA
- the gcvPA gene encoding aminomethyl-transferring glycine dehydrogenase subunit GcvPA, with product MSKHRYIPMTEQDQSAMLATIGVGTLEDLFQDIPQEIRYQGELPVSSKLDEYALTRHMSKQAGANANFETHASFLGAGIYDHHVPSVINHVISRSEFYTAYTPYQPEISQGELQAIFEFQSYICELTGMAVANASMYDGATAFAEAGNLAAAATRRKQLIVSRTVHPEARQVLQAYAHGLSLEIVEIGYKNGVTDWEALQAAISDDTAAVMIQSPNFFGAVENVKQAADLVHAHKGLLVVSANPLSLGLLEAPGKLGADIVVGDAQPLGIAASLGGPTCGYFAVSQPHMRRIPGRIVGQTTDRNGKRGFVLTLQAREQHIRREKATSNICSNQALLALSASVYMSIMGKQGMIDVADLNLQKSHYTLNTLTTIPGVSLTFNAPTFNEFVIKLPEGTDVDALQLKLLDAGFIAGYELGRDYPELAGHMLIAVTERRSKEEIDEFARALEGSL from the coding sequence ATGAGCAAGCACCGTTACATTCCCATGACTGAGCAAGATCAGAGCGCCATGCTCGCAACCATCGGTGTGGGTACGCTGGAGGATCTGTTTCAGGACATTCCGCAGGAGATTCGTTATCAGGGCGAGCTGCCCGTATCCTCCAAACTCGATGAATATGCGCTGACACGTCATATGTCCAAACAAGCTGGCGCCAATGCCAATTTCGAAACACACGCCAGTTTCCTCGGCGCAGGTATATACGATCATCATGTTCCTTCCGTCATCAATCATGTCATTTCCCGTTCCGAGTTCTACACTGCCTACACACCTTATCAGCCTGAGATCAGCCAAGGTGAACTACAGGCCATTTTCGAGTTTCAGTCCTACATCTGTGAATTAACCGGTATGGCTGTAGCCAATGCCAGCATGTATGACGGCGCAACAGCTTTTGCGGAAGCCGGTAATCTCGCCGCAGCAGCAACACGTCGCAAACAACTTATCGTATCCCGTACCGTTCATCCGGAAGCCCGTCAGGTATTGCAGGCGTATGCGCACGGATTAAGTCTGGAGATTGTCGAGATTGGTTATAAGAATGGCGTCACTGATTGGGAAGCCTTGCAAGCCGCTATATCGGACGATACCGCTGCTGTCATGATCCAGAGTCCGAACTTCTTTGGTGCCGTGGAAAATGTGAAGCAGGCTGCCGACCTCGTGCATGCGCACAAGGGCCTGCTCGTTGTAAGTGCCAACCCGCTATCGCTGGGTCTGCTGGAAGCCCCAGGCAAGCTGGGTGCCGACATCGTTGTTGGCGATGCGCAGCCCCTTGGCATCGCCGCTTCACTCGGCGGCCCGACATGCGGATATTTTGCCGTATCCCAGCCTCATATGCGCCGAATTCCTGGCCGAATTGTAGGCCAAACAACCGATCGCAACGGCAAGCGTGGTTTTGTACTCACACTGCAGGCGCGTGAACAGCACATCCGTCGCGAAAAGGCGACGTCCAACATCTGTTCCAACCAGGCTTTGCTTGCGCTCAGCGCATCTGTATATATGTCCATTATGGGTAAACAGGGTATGATCGATGTCGCGGATCTGAATCTGCAAAAGAGTCATTACACCCTGAATACATTAACTACGATTCCTGGAGTTAGCCTTACTTTTAATGCACCAACATTTAATGAATTCGTGATTAAACTTCCTGAAGGAACAGACGTGGATGCTCTTCAGTTGAAATTGCTGGATGCAGGCTTTATTGCTGGTTACGAACTCGGACGTGATTATCCGGAACTTGCCGGACATATGCTGATTGCTGTTACGGAACGGCGTAGTAAGGAAGAAATTGACGAATTCGCACGAGCATTGGAGGGATCGCTGTGA
- a CDS encoding PTS mannitol transporter subunit IICB → MSNLDQSSNSKGGLRVGVQRFGRFLSGMVMPNMGAFIAWGLITAMFIPTGWFPNETLAQLVDPMIKYLLPLLIGYTGGTMVHGQRGGVVGAIMTIGVIVGSDIPMFLGAMIAGPLAAWIIKKFDKSIEGKVRAGFEMLVNNFSAGIIGGILGIFALLGIGPAVEAISKVLSAGVQGLMNLGLLPLVNLIIEPGKVLFLNNAINHGILTPIATDQARELGQSVLYMLESNPGPGLGILLAYCFFGRGMAKSSAPGAVIIHFFGGIHEIYFPYILMRPILILAAIAGGVAGTLTFMLTGAGLVSAPSPGSIIAYFLLTPKGGYLPMLAGVLVAAVVSFLVAAVLLKTGKQKDEDLESASSRMKDMKSQGTVPNAGITANQREAAADMASSTVKTDVKKIVFSCDAGMGSSAMGASILRKKMKAEGIDVTVTNTAISDIPSDADVVITQQVLTDRARSVAPNAEHISIDNFLKSPEYDALVERLK, encoded by the coding sequence ATGAGTAATTTGGACCAATCGTCCAATTCCAAAGGTGGGCTACGGGTAGGTGTGCAGCGTTTTGGCCGATTCCTGAGTGGTATGGTCATGCCGAATATGGGAGCGTTCATCGCCTGGGGATTAATTACAGCCATGTTCATTCCAACAGGCTGGTTCCCTAACGAGACACTAGCACAGCTAGTCGATCCGATGATCAAATATTTGCTGCCACTGTTAATCGGTTACACCGGGGGTACGATGGTGCATGGTCAGCGTGGTGGTGTCGTGGGTGCCATTATGACCATCGGGGTCATCGTGGGTAGTGATATTCCGATGTTCCTCGGTGCCATGATTGCCGGACCACTGGCAGCATGGATCATCAAAAAGTTCGATAAATCGATTGAAGGTAAAGTTAGAGCCGGATTTGAAATGCTGGTTAACAACTTCTCAGCCGGTATTATTGGCGGGATCTTGGGGATTTTTGCGCTACTGGGCATCGGGCCTGCTGTAGAAGCGATTAGCAAAGTATTGTCTGCCGGGGTACAAGGCTTAATGAATCTGGGCTTGTTACCGCTGGTCAACCTAATCATTGAACCAGGTAAAGTATTGTTCCTGAACAATGCAATCAACCACGGGATTCTGACACCAATTGCAACAGATCAAGCGAGAGAATTAGGGCAATCCGTATTATACATGCTTGAATCGAACCCGGGTCCGGGACTTGGTATCTTGCTTGCTTACTGTTTCTTCGGACGCGGAATGGCCAAATCTTCTGCACCAGGTGCCGTTATCATTCATTTCTTCGGGGGAATTCATGAGATCTACTTCCCTTACATTTTGATGAGACCGATTCTGATTCTTGCCGCAATTGCGGGTGGCGTCGCAGGTACATTAACATTCATGCTCACCGGAGCAGGACTTGTTTCGGCACCATCACCGGGTAGTATTATCGCGTATTTCCTCTTAACACCAAAAGGTGGATACCTGCCGATGCTCGCAGGGGTTCTTGTAGCAGCAGTCGTATCCTTCCTGGTTGCAGCAGTGTTGCTGAAAACGGGTAAACAAAAAGACGAAGATCTGGAGTCCGCATCCAGTCGGATGAAAGACATGAAGAGTCAAGGAACCGTGCCAAACGCTGGTATTACGGCTAATCAACGTGAAGCAGCCGCAGATATGGCTTCTTCTACAGTGAAAACAGACGTGAAGAAAATTGTCTTCTCCTGTGATGCAGGCATGGGGTCAAGTGCCATGGGTGCTTCCATTCTACGCAAGAAGATGAAGGCAGAGGGGATTGACGTTACGGTGACCAATACGGCTATCAGTGATATCCCGTCGGATGCAGACGTGGTGATCACACAACAAGTATTGACCGATCGTGCCCGCTCCGTTGCACCGAATGCAGAACATATATCCATCGACAACTTCCTAAAAAGCCCGGAATACGATGCGCTCGTTGAACGTCTGAAGTAA
- the gcvT gene encoding glycine cleavage system aminomethyltransferase GcvT, giving the protein MSDLLRTPLFPLYQQYEGVRCIDFGGWELPVQFSGIQKEHEAVRERAGLFDVSHMGEFTVQGEQAEVFLQQMTTNDVTTLVPGQAQYTLMCYPDGGVVDDLLVYKLEDQHYMLVVNASNIDKDWAWLQEHLIPGVSMTNDSEQTALLALQGPLAVDIIGKVTDADVSSIEPFRFVQDAEVCGVKLLLSRTGYTGEDGFELYVPADQAAVVWNGLMQAGEGHGLVPTGLGARDTLRFEAKLPLYGQELSATISPLEAGVGMFVKLHAGPFIGHEALLQQKTDGPARKLVGIEVLERGIPRPHYPIYAKGVQIGEVTTGTQSPTLKRNLGLALIDSKYAALGTPLEIEIRGKKLKAEVVKTPFHKRTRTSKTPTQGADQA; this is encoded by the coding sequence ATGTCCGATTTGCTTAGAACACCACTCTTCCCACTGTATCAGCAATACGAAGGCGTACGGTGCATTGATTTTGGAGGCTGGGAGCTTCCGGTACAATTTAGCGGAATCCAGAAAGAACATGAAGCGGTACGCGAGCGTGCTGGACTGTTTGATGTATCCCATATGGGCGAATTCACAGTACAGGGTGAGCAGGCCGAAGTTTTTTTGCAACAAATGACGACCAATGATGTGACCACGCTGGTTCCCGGTCAAGCCCAATACACCCTGATGTGTTATCCAGATGGCGGTGTGGTGGATGATCTGCTCGTGTATAAGCTGGAAGATCAGCATTATATGCTCGTGGTTAACGCCTCCAACATCGACAAGGATTGGGCGTGGCTGCAAGAGCACTTGATCCCCGGCGTGAGCATGACCAATGATTCGGAGCAGACAGCGCTGCTCGCCTTGCAAGGTCCACTGGCTGTAGACATTATCGGGAAAGTTACAGATGCGGATGTAAGCTCGATTGAACCGTTTCGTTTTGTGCAGGATGCTGAAGTATGTGGAGTAAAATTACTGTTGTCCCGTACCGGTTATACCGGTGAAGATGGCTTTGAGCTATATGTTCCTGCAGATCAGGCCGCTGTGGTCTGGAATGGGTTAATGCAAGCCGGTGAAGGTCACGGACTTGTACCCACAGGCCTCGGTGCTCGGGATACACTGCGCTTTGAAGCAAAGCTCCCTCTGTATGGACAGGAATTGTCGGCAACTATCTCTCCACTCGAAGCTGGCGTTGGCATGTTTGTGAAGCTGCACGCCGGACCTTTTATCGGACACGAAGCCTTGTTACAGCAAAAAACTGACGGGCCCGCCCGCAAACTGGTCGGCATCGAAGTGTTGGAGCGCGGTATTCCCCGCCCCCACTATCCGATTTACGCTAAAGGCGTACAGATTGGTGAAGTGACAACAGGCACACAATCACCTACATTGAAGCGTAATCTGGGGCTTGCCCTCATCGACAGCAAATACGCTGCGCTGGGAACCCCGCTTGAGATTGAGATCCGCGGCAAGAAACTAAAAGCCGAGGTCGTGAAGACCCCTTTTCATAAACGGACACGTACGTCGAAGACACCTACTCAAGGAGCTGATCAAGCATGA
- the gcvPB gene encoding aminomethyl-transferring glycine dehydrogenase subunit GcvPB, with protein sequence MIFELSSPGRVAYSLPECDVPRQASDTLIPREMLRSEAAALPEVFEVDVIRHYTALSRRNFGVDNGFYPLGSCTMKYNPKINEDVARYNGFAKIHPYQHESSIQGALELLYTLQNDLAGLTGMDAVTLQPAAGAHGEWTGLMMIRAYHEGRGEQRTKVIVPDSSHGTNPASATVAGFETVTIPSRADGLVDLDALRAAVGSDTAALMLTNPNTLGLFEKDIQEIASIVHQAGGLLYYDGANSNAIMGITRPGDMGFDVVHLNLHKTMSTPHGGGGPGAGPVGVKNRLVPFLPKPMVIKNDDGMYAFDREGDQSIGRVKAYYGNFGILIRAYAYIRTYGPEGLRRVSECAVLNANYMMARLAPYYEIPYPGVCKHEFVMSGRGLKQYGVRTLDVAKRLLDFGYHPPTVYFPLNVEECIMIEPTETESKETLDGFIDTMIRIAKEAEETPELVLNAPYGTPVTRLDETTAARKPVLNCACS encoded by the coding sequence TTGATTTTTGAACTCAGCAGCCCTGGGCGTGTCGCTTATTCCCTGCCAGAATGTGATGTTCCTCGTCAGGCTTCCGATACGTTGATTCCCCGGGAAATGCTCCGTTCGGAAGCAGCGGCACTGCCGGAAGTGTTCGAGGTAGATGTTATTCGACACTATACTGCGTTGTCCCGCCGCAACTTCGGTGTAGATAACGGATTCTATCCATTGGGCTCTTGTACGATGAAATACAATCCAAAGATTAATGAGGATGTTGCACGTTATAACGGTTTCGCCAAAATCCATCCATACCAGCATGAATCCAGCATTCAAGGTGCTCTTGAACTATTGTATACGTTGCAAAACGACCTTGCAGGTCTGACAGGCATGGACGCTGTAACCCTGCAACCAGCCGCTGGTGCCCATGGCGAATGGACTGGACTTATGATGATTCGTGCCTACCACGAAGGTCGTGGTGAACAACGTACCAAAGTCATCGTGCCCGATTCTTCTCACGGGACCAACCCGGCAAGTGCTACTGTTGCAGGATTTGAAACGGTGACGATTCCATCCCGCGCAGACGGACTGGTTGATCTGGACGCACTCCGTGCAGCAGTCGGTTCGGATACGGCAGCATTGATGCTGACCAACCCGAATACACTTGGTTTGTTCGAGAAAGACATTCAGGAGATTGCATCCATCGTACATCAGGCTGGTGGCTTGTTGTATTACGATGGCGCGAACTCCAATGCCATTATGGGCATTACCCGTCCGGGTGATATGGGCTTTGATGTGGTGCATCTGAACTTGCACAAAACGATGAGTACACCTCATGGCGGTGGTGGACCTGGCGCCGGACCAGTTGGCGTGAAGAACCGTCTGGTTCCGTTCCTGCCTAAGCCAATGGTAATTAAAAATGATGACGGTATGTATGCATTCGATCGTGAAGGCGATCAATCCATTGGCCGAGTGAAAGCCTACTACGGTAACTTCGGTATATTGATACGTGCCTATGCCTACATTCGTACCTATGGACCGGAAGGATTGCGCCGTGTATCTGAATGTGCGGTACTCAATGCTAACTATATGATGGCCCGTCTCGCACCTTACTACGAGATTCCGTATCCGGGCGTATGCAAACATGAATTCGTCATGTCTGGACGGGGGTTGAAGCAATATGGTGTACGCACACTTGACGTTGCCAAACGATTGCTTGATTTTGGATATCATCCACCAACCGTGTACTTCCCGCTCAACGTCGAAGAATGCATCATGATCGAGCCGACAGAAACCGAAAGTAAAGAAACGCTGGATGGGTTCATTGATACGATGATACGGATTGCCAAAGAAGCGGAAGAGACACCTGAATTAGTCCTGAACGCACCTTATGGCACACCGGTTACTCGACTCGATGAGACTACCGCAGCCCGCAAACCTGTACTGAACTGCGCTTGCAGTTAA
- the gcvH gene encoding glycine cleavage system protein GcvH yields the protein MSELKSDFLYSEEHEWVQTVGEDTVRIGITEFAQHQLGDIVFVELPDLETNVKAEDSIGTIESVKTVSDLFSPVTGSIIAVNDSLQDSPELVNSSPYEEGWMIEIRVEGDLTAALSTLMNADAYRKHTEE from the coding sequence ATGAGCGAATTGAAAAGTGATTTCCTGTACAGTGAAGAGCACGAATGGGTGCAAACCGTAGGGGAGGATACTGTACGTATTGGCATTACCGAGTTCGCGCAGCATCAGCTGGGTGACATTGTGTTTGTGGAATTGCCTGACCTTGAAACCAATGTAAAAGCAGAGGACAGCATTGGAACGATCGAATCGGTCAAAACGGTGTCGGACTTGTTTTCTCCAGTCACTGGTTCAATCATTGCGGTGAATGATTCGTTGCAGGACTCTCCTGAACTTGTGAACAGCTCTCCTTACGAGGAAGGCTGGATGATTGAGATCCGTGTTGAGGGAGATCTGACAGCAGCATTGTCTACATTGATGAATGCAGACGCGTATCGGAAACATACGGAAGAATAG